In the Candidatus Cloacimonadota bacterium genome, CAACCGGCAGAAGAAGGTAAGGGCGGAGCACAAAGCATAATTTCTGAACAAGTCCTACAAAAGTATCCCATTCGAGAAGTGTTTGCACTTCATGTTGCCAGTGAGTTGCCGATAGGAACCATCAGTTCCAAGGCAGGAATCTTTTTTGGCATTCCTCAAGAGTTTGATGTGCAATTTCATGGCAAAGCAAGTCACGTGGCTTTTCCTCAGCATGGGATAAATGCTCTGGATTGCGGAATAAGCTTTTACACAAAGATTAAACAAGCGATAGCAAAGCTGAACAGCGATGAGCGCATAATCTTTCATGTAGGGAAAATGCAAAGCGGGAAGATTCGCAATATTATAGCTGATGAATGTGCGTTGGAAGGAACCCATCGAACCCTGAGCAAAACTATGTGGGCAACAGTAAATGGGCTTATCGAAGAGCATGCAAAGCAAGTAGCCGAAGCATATAAAGCCAAAGCGGAAATCAACTTTTTGGGAACCTACGATCCAGTAGTGAATAATGCCCAATTAGAAGCTAAACTGCACCATCTATGTGATAGAGACGGGTATCGCTATATTGAAGCAAAAACCGAAATGACGGGAGAAGATTTTGGCTTTTTTACCAGTATGTATCCAGGTTTGCTGTTTTGGCTAGGTAGCGGTAGCAACTATCCGCTACATTCTGGGAGTTTCTTTCCTAAAGATGAATGTATTGAGGTGGGTATATCGGTGATGTGGGCATTGGCGCAAAGCTAAGCTATTTCAAATAATCCAAACTCAGTTCAATTTCCTTGATATCTTTGCCCACCGGAAGGATCAACCCCAAGGCTTGCCTGTTCTTCTTATCCTGTTTTAGATAGGGAATAAGGCTCTCAATAGAGTAATTTTGTGCGTAAGCTAAAACTTCATCTGGATATGGGTATAGAGCGAGGATGTTTTTGAGGGCAGACCATTCATTTTGGCTGCAAAGCTGTAATTCCAGGCTGAGATCGCAGGCAATGTTCATTCCCAAGGCTACCGCGTCACCGTGTTTTATCCTATACTCGCTTATACTTTCTAATGCATGAGCAAAAGAATGCCCAAAGTTCAGTATTCTTCTTTCGGCTTCATCATATGGGTCATTTTGGCAAATGGAGATTTTATACAGAGCAAAACTCAGGATTTCTTCAATGCTTGGTAAGCTATTGCCAGATATATCCGGCAAACACAGATCGGGGTATAAAATATGGGCTTTGAGCATCTCGGCAAAACCTTGACGTAGTTCATCTTTGGCTAGGCTCTCTAAGAACGATGCATGATACACAATACGAAAAGCGGGATAGAAAGTGCCAATGTGGTTTTTGTAGTGTTCAAAGTTGACGGCTGTTTTACCTCCAATTGATGCATCAATCATAGCCAATAAAGTACTGGGATAAAGTATCAAGCCGCAACCTCGCTTATAGGTCGAAACAGCGAACGCAGCCATGTCGCACACAATGCCGCCTCCAAAAATATGAACTTCATCCGTACGTTTGAGTGAGTGCCTGGCAAAGAATCTATATATATCGTGCACGGTAGATAAGTTCTTTCTCGTCTCAGAAGCTTCAATTGTATAGATTGGGACATTACAACTGGTGAAGAACTTTGGGAAATAATGAATCAGCTTCTCATCACAAATTATGAGCCCGTGTTCGGGGGGTACAAGTTTATCTTGCACCATAAGTGCGTCAGAAGAGATTAGCGATGGGTGCATATTAGTGGATTACTGCGATTTTCCCTTGAGCAGTTTCACCGTTGGCATCGGTGACCACAAAGAAATATATGCCACTGGAGACAATATTCCCGAATTCATTTTTTCCATCCCATTCAAAGCGGGCAAAAGGATTTTCTTTCAGTTCCTTTATTAACTGACCAGATGCACTAAAGATGCGACATTGATTATCTCCTGCAGGCATGCTGTCAATGGGTAAATTCACTATTTGTGTAACCGCATAACCATCAGGGCGGAAGGGATTTGGGTATGCCTTCAAGGTGTTAAGAGAGGTTTTGGGTTTTACTGTTTTACCAATGCGAAAAGTATTTAGCCCATCGGAAGTGCCAATTAGCAATCTTCCTTCAAGCGGATCATAACCCAAAGAGATAATCTGATTGGAAATTAATGGTGCGTTGCCTTTATAGTAATTTGTAAAACGCTCTCGGATAGGATCGTACATTGACAGTCCATTACCTTCACTGCCAATCCATACTCTTCCAAAGGGATCACCATAGATGCAAAGCGGATAGGTGCTTTCGCTGCCAAACAAACGTTCTTCATCTGCATAGTACAGAGTATCATTTATCCAAGTATTTGTTGCCTGGCTATATCTTGAACGCTTTATGTAAACATCATACTTGTACCAATCGTATTCATTCCACATATACAATCCGGTTCCCGCAGCTATAAAGTGCTGCCAACCGCTTGGGCTATATGGGACCTGCACACTGGTAACACCGTAGATCTTTCCGCCTTGCAGATCGGGAACGATATTTGTTAGCCAGTGATCTCCATCGGATTCTGGGAGACTATCATCATTCCAAATTGAAAGACCATTATCGTATTCGGTACCAAAGAAATACTGTCTTCCATTATGATAAGCATTTAGAACTCGTTGAAATGTGGCATTCTTAAGTTCGAAAGTTTTTATAACTTCAAGCTCTTGGTTAAAAACGCTCACACCCCCATCGTAACATAGCACCAGTATATTTCCATATAAGTCTTTGTATATTCCTCCGATAGTGCTGGTAATAAGTTTTGGTCCATTGGGAATGGGATCTCCCCATTCTTCTGCATCTTCGTCCCACATGCGTGATCCATCACGATATATCCATTGCCATGTATTTGCTACTTCATCATACACGGTTAGCCCATAACGGTTGCCGCTTATAGCTGTGCTGGTATACCATGCTCCAAACCATTTCCGGTTAAGATCATCTACCTCCAATGCCAAGATATTATTTGAATGTAGCGGGCTATTATCGCGGTCAAAACCATACCAATGGCCATCTTTATACGCACTAACTCCCAAAGTTCCTTTTGGGGAAACTGCATCACCAACCAGGCCGCTGCCAAACCATAAGGCATTGTTATTGTCTGTCTTGCTGATGGTAATTTTTGGGAAAGAAATGTTGTTGGGATTGTAGAATTGCCACTGATTATCCCGATATCTGGCAATCCCATTTCCCCAAGTTCCCAGATATACATTGCCATCAAACTCCTTTATGCAAGACACCTGATTATATTCAAATCCATCAGAATTCTTGTACCAATACTCAGTTTGCAAATCCTGTAAATGTACTTTTGCTAGAAGAGTATCGCTTTGGGATGTGTAGTGTAGCACATCATTATTCCATTTTCCGAAAGCTACCCATAGATTGCCATCATCAGATAACAAAATATCCGAAATGTCCCATTGGGTTGTACTTTCATAAGGCCTAATTGTTTGCCAAGATGTATTGCTCAGGTCATTATTGCCAACATATATCTTTCCATTTGCGGCAACAGCAAGATGTTCAGAGTTTGAGCTGAGGATATATCTATCGCTATTGGGGAGAGGAAACACGTCGTACAGAGATTTCCAGGCAGCATTTACTTCCAGAGAGTCCAAGTGTACATAACTTATCCCGTTATCATGAGCCATAAATAGCATTTTGTCGTCTGTTAACATCATGTCGTAGATATTGTTGTCGGGAAGCGCCCCACTGGTATTTAAGGAATTGTATTGATGGAGCATAAGTGGGAATTCCACACCACTTAGATAATAAAAAACTGCCAAGCCGTGAGAAGTTGCAACAAGCACATGAGATTCAGTTTCCAAGATGTGGTTTACTCGTAGTGAGGGCAGCCCCAAATCTTCATCCAAATTTTGCAAGCCTGATGTGCTTAGGATACTGATGCCATCGTTGCTGGAGCCCATCCACAAGCTTTCAGAAAAATCTATTAAGGCAATGGTGCGAATATCGTTTGATACCAGCCCATTCCCGGTGCTAAGCTCTTGCTTAGCGCTCCAATTCGACAGATCCGCAGAATCTGTTCCTTCAATCTCCACAACTCCACCCCAACTAGAGAAGAAAATTCTATTTTCTGTTTTTTCAATATCGAAGATGTGGTTTGTATTATTCACGGTTTGCCAGTTTTGGCAATGCAACAGGGCAGAAACTAGAATCCAGCCCAAAAGAATGTATTTCTTCATTTTTTTCGCTCCATTTTCATGAAGATATAAGCAAGTATTACTACCAGTGCCAAAAGCACCATAAGCAAAGAAAACAATACTTTCTTATCTGTAAAGGAAAATCCTATTGCAACCAATCCAAACAAGATAGTTACAAAATAAGCGATGAGGGAAATAGCTCGTTGAGATAAGCCGAAAGCCAGCATTGTATGATGTATGTGTGCTTTATCTGCTTTGAAGATTTTGCCTACTCGCAATCTGCGGAAAACTGCCAAAAGTACATCCAGAAAAGGTATAGCAAGAGCTGCCATGGGGATTATCATGGTCATCGAAGTAATACCTTTAAATTGCGCTGTACCGGCAGTGGAAATAGCTGCAATATAAAGACCAATGAATTGAGATCCTGTTTCTCCCAAAAAGATCTTTGCCGGGTGGAAATTGTGGATTAAAAAAGCCAGTATTCCTCCAAGAAGGAAACACGAGAGAGAAATAACCAATGTATTTGCTTCCCGCAGACCTACTACCAGTAATACTACGCACACTATAGCGGCAATTCCGGTTGCCAAGCCATCTATACCGTCAATCAGATTAATGGCATTGATTACGATAACATACCATATCACGGTTAATGGGAATGACATCCAGCCCAAAATAAAATGCTCACCCAGCGGATTGGTTAGATAGTGAATTCTATATCCGATAACATACATAATTATACCCAAAAGTAATTGCCAAATGAGTTTATGCCGCGCTCGACTTTCAAAACGATCGTCAATCATACCAAATGTTAGTGCCAGAATTCCAATAACCGACAGCTCAAAATAGAGCCTACTAATTTCTGCTCCTAGATGCAAAAAGGCAAATAATAGCTGAGTGGCTATGATGGGCAAGCCAAAGGAAAGTCCCCCGGCTTCTGCAATACTGGTTCTATGGATGCGTCTTTCATTGGGACGGGCAAGAATGCCATGTCTGGTAGCAAAGCGAATATTCCACGGCACTAAAAGATTAGTAGCCACGAATATAAAGCAAGAGGCTGCGATTATTTGTATGTTCATTTTACCAATCAGTTTTTATTTCTGCAATAAGCCCTCAAGACTGGCAGGCTTATTTGTAATAGTGGTAAACAAGAAGTGTTTTTTATCACTTCAAGACCCTTCGTAAAGTTTACGGTATGCCATTACCATGTTCTCATAGTTACACAAAGATGCGATAAATTGGCGGGCATAGTTACCTTTTGCCAAAATCTGTTTAGGATTTTTGGCTATGTTACCCAGTGTATTAAGTAATTCAGTTTCGTTATCTAGGGGTACTAACCAGCCATTGTGTTCATTTACCAATTCGCCAATAGAATCGATTGCGGATCCTATAACTGGTAAGCCAGAATGCATGGCTTCGATGATACTATAGGGCATGGCTTCCCATCTGGAATAGAGTATAAACACGTCAAACTTAGCCAGCCAAGGGATTATATCCGAATCCCATCCAGGCAAAAATATCTTTTCATTCAAACGCTGTGAGGCAACAATATTACGGCACAGCGAATAGTGCTTTCCTTCTCCCAAAATGATGAACCGCAAGTTCTTATACTGATGACATGCTTTGCAGGCAGCGCTAAGTAAGGCTAGAACATTTTTTTGATCGGAAAACCGGATAGTGCTACCAATAGTTACCGTGTCTTGAAGGGTTTTTCGATTCAATGAGTTTAGTTTTTGCAAGCTCTTTAAAGCCATGGCATTGTATATGGTAACTGCCTTGTTTCTGGATACTAAGCCCAGCTCAAGGCATCTAGTACGATCTGAATTGTTTACAAATACAGTAAAATCTCCCAAGGCATTGCCAATCTTTTCCATCTGCATATAGAAGTATTGCAATAGTGGGTGTTGATGTGCTTGAAAGGCAGTTCCGTGTACGGTGTGGACGATCTTTGAAACCCTCATAGTACTTGCCGCTATACGTCCCAACAACCCGGGCTTTGAAGAATTTGTATGAACAATATCGAAGCGGTATTTCTTGATGATTAGCATGATTTCAAGTAAGGCTGCAAGATCCAACAGAGAGATGGCATGGCGAAAGGCTCTAAGGGGTAGAAAGTTCCAGCCCCGCTTCTTTACTTCTGCCACAAATTCACCGCCCGGTTTGCCTGCTACATAGATATCATATTGATCGGCGGGTAATCCTTCCAAAACGTGCAACGAAAAACGCTGTACACCGCTGAGAAGTGGGAGTAATTGCAGATGCAGAATTTTCTTTTTGTTCATTTTTGGGTGAATCGAATAATAGCGAACGATTTTGCCTTGATATTGACAAATCGCACCATACTGCCATCAATTTTGCCTTTATTACCATCAATTTCACGAATCTTTCGATCTGTATGTATCTGTAAACAAAAGTGATCCATATCATCATCGAAATAAACAGCTATTTCATACTCGCCTTCCTCTACGGTTACACGACTGCGTTTTTCCCACCATAGGCTAAGATCTCTGGCAGTACAAATCCAGGTTGGGGCAGATCTTACCAATGCCAATAGATAAGCATAAAGTTTATGACAGTAGTGGATATCGTTATAAGCTGCAAGTGAGAAATCGATGGCAAAGATGCCATGAGTACGCTGAATCTGCTGAAAGTAACTCTTTATTTGTGCCTTTGCATCATCCAAAGCTAAGATTTTATGCTTATTAACTCGCAAGTACTGATCCCGATATGTTGTAGGCAGCAATAGATAGTTTGCTTTTCCACCAATCCAAGGATAGAAGGGGAAGGTGGTGCCATCATAAAAGCCGGGTGTATCTTTAAAGGCGGAGCTTTGGCTATAGATAGGGTTAATCTTATTGTGCAGAGTTCGGATTTCGGCATTTTGGGTATAACCAAGTTGCCTTATACCAACTTGGTCTCTTGCCAATTGATGTAGCATTACTTGTTTTCGGCTTAGCATATCATCGCGATTGATTTTATCGTTGGCAAGCAGCAATCCGATATCATTGCCTCTGCCTACAATTTTCTGAATCTCTTCTTGAAGATCGGGATCCTCCAAGCCATAATCCAGGTCTTCGCACTCATCAGTACCCAAAAAGAAGGTAGAATGACAGTTGTTTTCTCGTTCTAATTCTTGAAACTCATCAAAATTCCAATACAATTCATAATTCGTAAAGAGATATTGAATTTTGCCCCACACCGTGTGAAAGAGCTGGCGAAACTTGAAGGTAATTAGCATACTGAAATCGTCAGCAATAGAAAGGATCAGTGAAGGCAAATTCCATTTTTGCAGATCATCCACAGTGTGCGAAAGCAATACTGCTGCTGTTTGAGCTTCTGGCCAATAACATTTTTGCGCTAAGGCTTGTTTCTTTTGTAATGCATGCTCTTTAATCATAGATTCTAAAAGCCACAACAGACTGTCTACTGTGGGAGTATTGCGTTGAGTATAAAAAGAACAGCCTTCTTCTTCGTAGCGCTGATCAGATTGAGCCCTAGAGTAATATCTTCTCTCTGTTGCAGAGATATGGTAAAATACATTTCCTACTAAGTCGAAATTAATCTTGCCACCGCAAAATTCTTTGTCTATATAGTTCTCGGCAACGTTATTAAAGCCTTTGCTACTGATTATTTGCGTGGGATACAGCAGTTTTTTTTCTTTGAGAAAGCGCCGTAAACTTTCCGGATTCATGCCCGAAGGTTCGTAGAGCTTGGTATCGCATGTAATAAAGATGGTAATGTAATGGCGGGCAAGGGACTTAATCTGTTCTTCATCTGGTTCGCTAATAC is a window encoding:
- a CDS encoding M20/M25/M40 family metallo-hydrolase, with the translated sequence QPAEEGKGGAQSIISEQVLQKYPIREVFALHVASELPIGTISSKAGIFFGIPQEFDVQFHGKASHVAFPQHGINALDCGISFYTKIKQAIAKLNSDERIIFHVGKMQSGKIRNIIADECALEGTHRTLSKTMWATVNGLIEEHAKQVAEAYKAKAEINFLGTYDPVVNNAQLEAKLHHLCDRDGYRYIEAKTEMTGEDFGFFTSMYPGLLFWLGSGSNYPLHSGSFFPKDECIEVGISVMWALAQS
- a CDS encoding 3-dehydroquinate synthase; the protein is MVQDKLVPPEHGLIICDEKLIHYFPKFFTSCNVPIYTIEASETRKNLSTVHDIYRFFARHSLKRTDEVHIFGGGIVCDMAAFAVSTYKRGCGLILYPSTLLAMIDASIGGKTAVNFEHYKNHIGTFYPAFRIVYHASFLESLAKDELRQGFAEMLKAHILYPDLCLPDISGNSLPSIEEILSFALYKISICQNDPYDEAERRILNFGHSFAHALESISEYRIKHGDAVALGMNIACDLSLELQLCSQNEWSALKNILALYPYPDEVLAYAQNYSIESLIPYLKQDKKNRQALGLILPVGKDIKEIELSLDYLK
- a CDS encoding undecaprenyl/decaprenyl-phosphate alpha-N-acetylglucosaminyl 1-phosphate transferase produces the protein MNIQIIAASCFIFVATNLLVPWNIRFATRHGILARPNERRIHRTSIAEAGGLSFGLPIIATQLLFAFLHLGAEISRLYFELSVIGILALTFGMIDDRFESRARHKLIWQLLLGIIMYVIGYRIHYLTNPLGEHFILGWMSFPLTVIWYVIVINAINLIDGIDGLATGIAAIVCVVLLVVGLREANTLVISLSCFLLGGILAFLIHNFHPAKIFLGETGSQFIGLYIAAISTAGTAQFKGITSMTMIIPMAALAIPFLDVLLAVFRRLRVGKIFKADKAHIHHTMLAFGLSQRAISLIAYFVTILFGLVAIGFSFTDKKVLFSLLMVLLALVVILAYIFMKMERKK
- a CDS encoding glycosyltransferase → MNKKKILHLQLLPLLSGVQRFSLHVLEGLPADQYDIYVAGKPGGEFVAEVKKRGWNFLPLRAFRHAISLLDLAALLEIMLIIKKYRFDIVHTNSSKPGLLGRIAASTMRVSKIVHTVHGTAFQAHQHPLLQYFYMQMEKIGNALGDFTVFVNNSDRTRCLELGLVSRNKAVTIYNAMALKSLQKLNSLNRKTLQDTVTIGSTIRFSDQKNVLALLSAACKACHQYKNLRFIILGEGKHYSLCRNIVASQRLNEKIFLPGWDSDIIPWLAKFDVFILYSRWEAMPYSIIEAMHSGLPVIGSAIDSIGELVNEHNGWLVPLDNETELLNTLGNIAKNPKQILAKGNYARQFIASLCNYENMVMAYRKLYEGS